One region of Prosthecobacter debontii genomic DNA includes:
- a CDS encoding winged helix-turn-helix transcriptional regulator: MEELLRMVGGRWKVVLIRELESGPRRHGQLRRSLTGITQKMLTQRLRELERDGVVTRKDVLEGKIKTVEYSLTDWGRKVMEVIMQLHDWTLQHQGHFPAQQAHEVA, translated from the coding sequence GTGGAAGAACTGCTCCGGATGGTCGGCGGCCGCTGGAAAGTGGTTTTGATTCGTGAACTGGAATCAGGTCCACGTCGGCATGGTCAGCTCCGCCGTAGCCTCACGGGCATCACCCAGAAAATGCTGACCCAACGTCTGCGTGAACTGGAGCGAGATGGTGTCGTCACTCGCAAAGACGTCCTCGAAGGTAAAATCAAGACAGTGGAATATTCCCTGACGGATTGGGGTCGCAAGGTGATGGAGGTGATCATGCAGCTTCATGATTGGACCCTCCAGCATCAGGGCCATTTCCCCGCTCAACAGGCCCACGAAGTGGCTTAA
- a CDS encoding hydrolase: MSHYHQLYTAEDTAVVFIDHQPQMTFGVANIDRATLINNVVLLAKAAKEFNVPTVLTAVETESFSGYIWPQLLDVFPGQPIVERTSMNSWDDAGFRAAIEATGKKNILMTGLWTEVCVTWPTIEMIGAGYNIYVVEDCCGATSPAAHEAALSRMVQAGATRVTTIPALLEWQRDWKNREHYNNLMSIIKEQGGAYGVGVEYAYTMVHKAPQSAQVPQVVTGGLKH, from the coding sequence ATGAGCCACTACCATCAACTCTACACGGCAGAAGACACTGCCGTGGTCTTCATCGACCATCAGCCCCAAATGACCTTCGGGGTTGCCAATATTGATCGTGCGACTTTGATCAACAATGTTGTGCTGTTAGCTAAAGCCGCCAAGGAGTTCAATGTGCCTACAGTCTTGACCGCTGTGGAGACAGAGTCTTTCAGTGGCTACATTTGGCCGCAACTCCTGGATGTTTTTCCTGGGCAGCCCATCGTGGAACGCACGTCGATGAATTCCTGGGACGATGCCGGTTTCCGAGCCGCGATCGAGGCGACGGGTAAAAAGAATATCCTGATGACCGGTCTCTGGACCGAGGTATGTGTGACTTGGCCCACCATCGAAATGATCGGTGCCGGATATAACATCTATGTCGTGGAGGACTGCTGTGGTGCCACCTCTCCGGCAGCGCATGAGGCAGCGCTAAGCCGCATGGTGCAGGCCGGTGCCACTCGCGTGACCACGATCCCGGCACTGCTGGAATGGCAGCGGGACTGGAAGAACCGTGAGCATTACAACAACCTCATGAGCATCATCAAAGAGCAGGGCGGGGCGTATGGCGTAGGAGTCGAGTATGCTTACACCATGGTGCACAAAGCACCGCAATCCGCTCAGGTGCCTCAGGTGGTGACCGGTGGACTTAAACACTGA
- a CDS encoding sulfatase family protein, translated as MFRVLVLFYFLLAAVCQAASRPNVLVILCDDLRPDALGCYGSKHVKTPNIDRLAAEGVLFQNSFCTTSLCSPSRASILSGLYAHTHGVTNNFTEYPSAMKSFPQVLHDSGYATAYIGKYHMGEENDEPRPGYDWFVTHKGQGKYFDTEFNLNGQKREVIKGYYTTIVTDMTLDWLKKQSSEKPWCMFLGHKAPHSFYTPEPKYEHAFDDVRVPYPATAFQLDDKPKWIKERLYTWHGIYGPLFEWRKKFPDDRPEAVKDFEAMVHGYWGTILSVDDSVARLRTYLEETGQLDNTIIVFMGDNGLLEGEHGMVDKRTAHEASLRIPIVARFPSLTKDAKKIPQQVLTVDIAPSILELCGAPTVPNIHGKSWVKLVQSGDPAWRKSWFYHYNYEKQFPYTPNVRAIRTDEWKYIHYPHGNGKPDRHLAELYNLKDDPGETTNLIGKPELASKVTELQAELAKLMAATGLTPATDKMPLDEGVKNELPDAEIR; from the coding sequence ATGTTTCGCGTTCTCGTTCTCTTTTACTTCCTGCTCGCCGCTGTTTGTCAGGCAGCCTCGCGCCCCAATGTTCTCGTCATCCTCTGCGATGACCTCCGTCCAGATGCTCTTGGCTGTTATGGCTCCAAGCATGTAAAGACGCCGAACATTGACCGCCTCGCTGCGGAGGGGGTGTTGTTCCAAAACTCCTTCTGCACCACCTCCCTTTGCTCCCCGAGCCGCGCCTCTATCCTCAGTGGCTTGTATGCCCACACCCATGGAGTGACCAACAACTTCACGGAGTATCCCTCCGCAATGAAGAGCTTCCCCCAGGTGCTTCATGACTCTGGGTATGCCACGGCCTACATCGGTAAGTATCACATGGGTGAAGAGAATGACGAACCCCGCCCCGGTTACGACTGGTTCGTCACCCACAAAGGCCAGGGCAAATACTTCGACACGGAGTTCAACCTCAACGGTCAGAAGCGTGAAGTCATCAAAGGTTATTACACCACGATCGTCACCGACATGACGCTGGATTGGCTGAAAAAGCAGTCTTCCGAGAAGCCTTGGTGCATGTTCCTCGGCCACAAGGCCCCCCACAGCTTCTACACTCCAGAGCCGAAATATGAGCATGCCTTCGATGACGTCCGCGTGCCCTACCCTGCCACCGCTTTCCAGCTCGACGACAAGCCCAAGTGGATCAAAGAGCGTCTCTACACCTGGCACGGCATCTACGGCCCGCTGTTCGAGTGGCGGAAAAAATTCCCCGACGACCGCCCCGAAGCTGTGAAGGACTTCGAGGCCATGGTGCATGGTTACTGGGGCACTATCCTCAGCGTCGATGACAGCGTCGCCCGCCTCCGCACTTACCTTGAGGAAACTGGCCAACTCGATAACACCATCATCGTCTTCATGGGTGACAACGGGCTCCTCGAAGGTGAGCACGGCATGGTGGACAAGCGTACCGCTCATGAGGCCAGCCTGCGCATCCCGATCGTCGCTCGCTTCCCGAGCCTAACCAAAGACGCCAAAAAAATCCCTCAGCAGGTCCTCACGGTGGACATCGCCCCTAGCATTCTGGAACTGTGCGGCGCTCCGACGGTGCCGAACATCCATGGCAAATCCTGGGTCAAGCTCGTGCAGTCCGGCGACCCGGCATGGCGCAAAAGCTGGTTCTACCACTACAACTACGAGAAGCAATTCCCCTACACCCCGAACGTCCGCGCCATCCGCACCGACGAGTGGAAATACATCCATTACCCGCACGGCAACGGCAAACCTGACCGCCACCTGGCCGAGCTGTATAACCTGAAGGATGACCCCGGCGAGACCACCAACCTCATCGGCAAGCCCGAGCTGGCCAGTAAAGTCACCGAACTCCAGGCTGAACTGGCCAAACTCATGGCCGCCACAGGCCTCACCCCCGCTACCGACAAGATGCCCCTGGACGAAGGTGTGAAGAATGAGCTGCCCGACGCTGAAATCCGCTGA
- a CDS encoding PAS domain S-box protein produces the protein MHPFFEQTTLVALAIDASRNLIHASSAASRVLGYSTSELLQRPFISLLQAPSSITPAVFPHELTQVSPTQPTCCDLTLICRDGRPLPASFSVSTYLSPATGSQHLLLLMQPPLKALTQQVTSKEELFLRASLNALPIGLAVLDGDGVIVITNKAWGQPENQAVLPWTAGCPGDNYLDLCEKIAASGSEPARNTLDQVRSVLVGQLAEACIELSGTYQDEERNLLCKATRFQNHGPVHVAITHEDITAMRQTQRRAERNRQQFQDLFECAPDAMVMTNAEGLITLVNRQAEQLFGYQRDELIGQPVEILMQEQTRRSHVGLRQQYLASAIPRPMGVGRSNLKGRKRDGSVFHVDISLSPMQSDHGPQVVAAVRDITERVQAESQVRQALAMLNATDDGAFIFQPETLAFIFVNEGATRQLQYNREELLGMTALDILPEYDEPRLRSLLQPLLTGEKTVRRVTTQHRTRSGSQLPVEISLQVVTTEEGQRRCIAIARDITERLQRERKERRTQRLESIGTLAGGVAHDLNNALTPVLMICDLLKERYPEAAELLHTAESGAQRGADMVRHLLTFSRGVEGERQPVSLSDLFNEIAFIINGTFPKNIQLHLQHSPGLNLVLGDPTQLHQVILNLCVNARDAMPTGGSLKITAENIQLHAPLIGAQPESPAGSYIVCQISDTGLGIQPELLDRIFEPFFSTKGPDRGTGLGLSTALGIIRSHGGFIRVESTPGQGSTFSIYLPEAPLSSDFLIDLDPPPAPASSSDYTGQGQLILIVDDEPAVRDTITTVLTALNYRVLAAADGTEAIIHAVENKDSLHAVITDLHMPEMDGLNFVRALRRIIPTTRVIVASGRFEPPQVQQFELLGHCTLLPKPFTQPQLLEALHHALHASV, from the coding sequence ATGCACCCTTTTTTTGAGCAGACGACGTTAGTCGCTCTGGCTATCGACGCATCTCGCAACCTCATTCACGCCAGCTCTGCCGCGAGCCGAGTTCTTGGATATTCGACCAGCGAACTTCTTCAGCGCCCCTTCATCAGTCTGCTCCAGGCGCCTTCCAGCATCACACCGGCGGTTTTCCCTCACGAGCTGACCCAGGTGAGTCCGACCCAGCCGACTTGCTGTGATCTCACGCTGATTTGCCGTGATGGCCGACCTCTCCCCGCCAGCTTCAGCGTTTCCACCTATCTCTCTCCTGCCACAGGTAGCCAGCACCTCCTGCTGCTGATGCAGCCTCCGCTGAAAGCCCTCACTCAGCAGGTCACATCCAAGGAAGAACTCTTCCTCCGCGCCTCCCTCAATGCGCTCCCCATCGGCTTAGCCGTTCTCGATGGAGACGGCGTCATCGTCATCACCAACAAGGCCTGGGGTCAGCCGGAAAATCAGGCTGTGCTTCCCTGGACGGCAGGCTGCCCGGGGGACAACTACCTCGATCTCTGCGAAAAAATCGCCGCCAGCGGCAGTGAACCCGCCCGCAACACCCTCGATCAGGTGCGCAGCGTCCTGGTCGGCCAGCTTGCCGAGGCCTGCATCGAGCTCAGCGGCACCTATCAGGACGAGGAAAGGAACCTCCTCTGCAAAGCCACCCGCTTCCAAAACCACGGTCCCGTCCACGTCGCCATCACCCACGAGGACATCACCGCCATGCGCCAGACACAGCGGCGGGCCGAGCGGAATCGCCAGCAATTCCAAGACCTCTTCGAGTGCGCGCCTGACGCCATGGTCATGACCAATGCCGAAGGCCTCATCACCCTCGTCAACCGCCAGGCCGAGCAGCTCTTCGGCTACCAGCGTGACGAACTCATTGGCCAACCCGTGGAGATCCTCATGCAGGAGCAGACCCGCCGGAGCCACGTCGGCCTGCGCCAGCAATACCTCGCCTCCGCCATCCCCCGCCCCATGGGCGTCGGCCGCTCCAATCTCAAAGGCCGCAAGCGCGATGGCTCCGTCTTCCACGTGGACATCAGCCTCAGCCCCATGCAGTCGGACCACGGCCCCCAGGTCGTCGCCGCCGTGCGGGACATCACCGAGCGCGTGCAGGCGGAAAGCCAGGTCCGCCAAGCTCTGGCCATGCTCAATGCCACCGATGACGGCGCCTTCATCTTCCAGCCCGAGACCCTGGCCTTCATCTTTGTCAATGAGGGAGCCACTCGTCAGCTCCAGTATAACCGCGAGGAGCTCCTCGGCATGACCGCCCTGGATATTCTGCCCGAATATGATGAGCCCCGTCTGCGCAGTCTCCTCCAGCCCCTCCTGACCGGAGAGAAGACCGTCCGCCGCGTCACCACCCAGCACCGCACCCGCAGCGGCAGCCAGCTCCCGGTCGAGATCAGCCTCCAGGTCGTCACCACCGAGGAAGGCCAGCGCCGCTGCATCGCCATCGCCCGCGACATCACTGAGCGCCTCCAGCGCGAGCGCAAGGAGCGCCGCACCCAGCGTCTGGAAAGCATCGGCACCCTCGCCGGCGGTGTCGCGCATGACCTCAACAACGCCCTCACCCCCGTCCTCATGATCTGCGATCTCCTCAAAGAGCGCTACCCTGAGGCCGCCGAACTCCTCCACACCGCCGAGTCCGGTGCCCAGCGCGGGGCCGACATGGTCCGCCACCTCCTCACCTTCTCACGTGGCGTCGAGGGCGAGCGCCAGCCCGTCAGCCTCAGTGATCTCTTCAATGAGATCGCCTTCATCATCAACGGCACCTTCCCGAAGAACATCCAGCTCCACCTCCAGCACTCCCCCGGGCTCAATCTCGTCCTCGGAGACCCCACCCAGCTCCACCAGGTCATCCTCAACCTCTGCGTCAACGCCCGCGACGCCATGCCTACCGGCGGCAGCCTCAAAATCACCGCCGAAAACATCCAGCTCCACGCCCCCCTCATCGGCGCCCAGCCCGAGTCCCCCGCCGGCAGCTACATCGTCTGCCAGATCAGCGACACCGGCCTCGGCATCCAGCCCGAGCTGCTCGACCGCATCTTCGAGCCCTTCTTCAGCACCAAAGGGCCCGACCGCGGCACCGGCCTCGGCCTCTCCACCGCCCTCGGTATCATCCGCAGCCATGGCGGCTTCATCCGCGTCGAGTCCACCCCCGGCCAGGGCTCCACCTTCTCCATCTACCTCCCCGAGGCCCCCCTCAGCAGCGACTTCCTCATCGATCTCGATCCCCCGCCCGCCCCCGCCAGCAGCAGCGACTACACCGGCCAGGGCCAGCTCATCCTCATCGTCGATGACGAGCCCGCCGTGCGCGACACCATCACCACCGTCCTCACCGCCCTGAACTACCGCGTCCTCGCCGCCGCCGACGGCACCGAGGCCATCATCCACGCCGTCGAGAACAAGGACTCCCTCCACGCCGTCATTACCGATCTCCACATGCCTGAGATGGACGGGCTGAATTTCGTCCGCGCCCTCCGCCGCATCATCCCCACCACCCGCGTCATCGTCGCCAGCGGTCGTTTTGAGCCGCCCCAGGTCCAGCAGTTTGAGCTCCTCGGTCACTGCACCCTCCTGCCCAAGCCCTTCACCCAGCCCCAGCTCCTGGAGGCCCTCCACCACGCCCTCCACGCGTCTGTGTAG
- a CDS encoding tetratricopeptide repeat protein has product MTTRPVIFISAVSKELKTARDHVAKTLISLGYEPKWQDIAPTETGNLSGVLRKWVDDSQAVVQLIGKCYGYEAPQPDPQFGRCSYTQYEALYARSRGKKVWYLPVGPDYTCDTCTDEPEELRQLQADYLQRIRAQGDLRHGFASPTELENLVLKLRDDLARLRRWSYQGAIAILVLLLLVAGGIVWLQIGQQQTHQTQKQSLQNDDQIKEDIADVKRIIADFNQAADYLIKGGSKEKLAQEYDSVLRFTAKRWSIPATRLHNLIEANTASILSDPNISLLVKIGALRDAGQFIEARNLAVQGAKNLETVQVGQTHEQVQLWIESSISEIQLGNYEQAYIYAKKADSLANREDHFETWASARHTLGRTLILLSRYKEALEIYNEILPLRQKELGDENEDTLMTRNNRAYVYEKMGNHKQALEEHTKVFEIRKRTLGEYHKDTIQSRSNLITVLYRLNRSKEAEQLARGTIELLEDKYGEDSLEVSSERLNLGNTLFSQEKYIEAAKEYQRSAEIKSRLLGAEHHGTLMSRMGHANALNELKQSKAAEVEHRIVLACLKRTLGPDHADVLLANHNLALTLENQERYHEALTFMKGAYEGRLKIFGSAHWLTEYSLDGCKRLEREIKEAKAN; this is encoded by the coding sequence ATGACCACGCGGCCCGTCATCTTCATCTCTGCTGTTTCTAAGGAGCTCAAAACAGCGCGCGACCACGTCGCCAAGACCCTCATCTCCCTCGGTTACGAGCCCAAGTGGCAAGACATCGCCCCCACCGAGACCGGCAACCTCAGCGGCGTCCTGCGCAAGTGGGTGGATGACTCCCAGGCCGTCGTCCAGCTCATCGGCAAATGCTACGGTTACGAGGCCCCCCAGCCCGACCCCCAGTTCGGCCGCTGCAGCTACACCCAATACGAAGCCCTCTACGCCCGCAGCCGGGGCAAGAAAGTCTGGTATCTCCCCGTCGGTCCCGACTACACCTGCGACACCTGCACCGACGAACCCGAGGAGTTGCGACAGCTCCAGGCCGACTACCTCCAGCGCATCCGCGCCCAAGGCGACCTCCGCCACGGCTTCGCCAGCCCCACCGAATTGGAAAACTTGGTCCTCAAGCTCCGCGACGACCTAGCCCGCCTCCGCCGCTGGTCCTACCAAGGGGCCATCGCCATCCTTGTGCTTCTCCTGCTCGTTGCAGGGGGAATCGTTTGGTTACAAATAGGGCAACAGCAGACCCACCAGACGCAGAAGCAGTCCCTTCAAAACGACGATCAGATCAAAGAAGACATCGCCGATGTAAAGCGCATTATCGCCGATTTTAACCAAGCTGCCGACTACCTCATTAAAGGTGGCAGTAAAGAAAAACTCGCCCAAGAATACGATAGCGTCCTGCGATTTACCGCCAAGCGGTGGAGTATACCAGCCACCCGTCTGCATAACCTTATCGAGGCCAATACAGCTAGTATTCTTAGCGATCCAAACATTTCTCTTCTAGTCAAAATCGGGGCGCTAAGAGATGCTGGCCAATTTATTGAAGCACGTAATCTTGCAGTCCAAGGAGCTAAAAACCTTGAAACAGTTCAAGTAGGTCAAACTCATGAACAAGTTCAGTTATGGATAGAATCCTCCATTTCCGAAATCCAGTTAGGCAATTATGAGCAAGCTTATATATATGCAAAAAAAGCGGACAGCTTAGCAAATCGAGAAGATCATTTTGAGACATGGGCTTCGGCTCGCCATACTTTGGGAAGAACACTGATATTATTGTCCCGTTATAAGGAGGCCCTGGAAATCTATAATGAAATCCTGCCTTTACGTCAAAAGGAACTAGGAGATGAAAATGAGGATACCCTCATGACACGAAATAATAGGGCTTATGTATATGAAAAAATGGGAAACCATAAACAAGCCTTAGAGGAACATACAAAGGTTTTTGAAATCAGGAAACGAACTTTGGGGGAATATCACAAAGACACAATTCAAAGCCGAAGCAATCTGATAACAGTACTATATAGACTAAACAGATCTAAAGAAGCCGAGCAACTTGCTAGAGGCACTATTGAATTACTAGAAGATAAATATGGAGAAGATAGTCTAGAAGTTTCATCTGAACGGCTAAATCTTGGAAATACATTATTTTCTCAGGAAAAATACATTGAGGCCGCAAAAGAATATCAAAGGTCAGCCGAGATAAAATCTCGCCTTTTGGGGGCCGAACACCACGGGACGTTAATGAGTCGAATGGGCCACGCCAACGCTTTAAATGAACTAAAACAAAGTAAAGCAGCAGAAGTTGAACATAGGATTGTATTAGCCTGTCTAAAACGCACTTTAGGCCCTGACCATGCAGATGTATTGCTAGCGAATCACAACCTAGCATTGACATTGGAAAATCAGGAACGCTACCACGAAGCACTGACCTTCATGAAAGGTGCATATGAAGGAAGATTAAAGATCTTTGGATCGGCTCATTGGCTTACGGAATACTCCTTGGACGGCTGCAAACGACTAGAGAGGGAGATAAAGGAAGCCAAGGCCAATTAG